The following are from one region of the Streptomyces tuirus genome:
- a CDS encoding SulP family inorganic anion transporter, whose amino-acid sequence MSGAKGLGGKGPGGKGVVGTDLRGEVPGGKGAGGRTGARGDLATDITASLVVFLVALPLCIGVAVASGVPAELGIISGVIGGLVVGAVRGSTLQVSGPAAGLAALVAETVAEVGVAMLGVIVLFSGILQIILGLVRLGRMFQAISVAVVQGMLAGIGVPLMFSQAYPMADAKAPGTALENMAGIPGLLAGVLTNPQAMIATLLGVATIVLSFVWKKVPGPAGKIPAALVAVGIGMVVAALPGVDVKTLQVGNLLNSVQVPGASQFAALADGTIITAILTFTVIASAESLFTAAAVDRMHSGPRTRYNTELIAQGAGNTVAGILGALPITAVVARSSANVQAGAKTRLSRTLHGLWLLLFALLLPQVLALIPISVLAGVLVHSGWKLFGPAEFPKMWRQDRGEFAVMTLTMLVIVATALLEGVLFGLAAGIVLAALRMSQTVIRQHVEQDTAKVVMAGNATFLRLPKVIDALEAAAASGKPRIRLDLTGVTHLDHACRQQVEEFTAQQRGLGLRVELLMPGEAKPAAAAPSASGTPAAPLPRRRVTPAEQAVAEPPPWPTADAEWFYLDTRPLPEEYARSPLVG is encoded by the coding sequence ATGAGCGGCGCCAAGGGCCTGGGGGGCAAGGGGCCCGGGGGCAAGGGCGTCGTCGGCACGGACCTGCGGGGTGAGGTGCCCGGCGGCAAGGGTGCCGGTGGCAGGACGGGGGCCAGGGGCGACCTCGCCACCGACATCACCGCCTCCCTCGTCGTCTTCCTCGTCGCCCTGCCGCTGTGCATCGGTGTCGCCGTCGCCTCCGGCGTCCCCGCCGAACTGGGGATCATCTCCGGGGTGATCGGCGGCCTGGTCGTGGGCGCGGTCCGGGGCAGCACGCTCCAGGTCAGCGGCCCGGCCGCCGGCCTCGCCGCGCTGGTCGCCGAGACCGTCGCCGAGGTCGGCGTGGCGATGCTCGGCGTGATCGTGCTGTTCTCCGGCATCCTCCAGATCATCCTGGGGCTGGTCCGGCTCGGCCGGATGTTCCAGGCCATCTCCGTCGCCGTCGTCCAGGGCATGCTCGCCGGCATCGGTGTGCCGCTGATGTTCAGCCAGGCCTATCCGATGGCCGACGCCAAGGCCCCCGGCACGGCGCTGGAGAACATGGCCGGCATCCCCGGGCTGCTGGCCGGAGTCCTGACGAACCCGCAGGCGATGATCGCCACCCTGCTCGGCGTCGCCACGATCGTGCTCAGCTTCGTGTGGAAGAAGGTGCCCGGGCCGGCCGGGAAGATCCCCGCCGCCCTGGTCGCCGTGGGCATCGGCATGGTCGTCGCCGCGCTGCCCGGCGTGGACGTCAAGACGCTCCAGGTGGGCAACCTGCTCAACTCCGTGCAGGTGCCCGGCGCTTCCCAGTTCGCCGCGCTCGCCGACGGCACGATCATCACCGCGATCCTCACCTTCACGGTCATCGCGTCCGCGGAGAGCCTGTTCACGGCCGCTGCCGTGGACCGGATGCACAGCGGCCCGCGCACCCGCTACAACACCGAGCTGATCGCCCAGGGCGCGGGCAACACCGTCGCGGGTATCCTCGGCGCGCTCCCCATCACCGCGGTGGTGGCGCGCAGTTCGGCGAACGTCCAGGCCGGGGCCAAGACCCGGCTCTCGCGCACCCTGCACGGCCTGTGGCTGCTCCTGTTCGCGCTGCTGCTTCCGCAGGTGCTCGCGCTGATCCCGATCTCCGTGCTCGCCGGCGTCCTCGTGCACAGCGGCTGGAAGCTCTTCGGGCCCGCCGAGTTCCCGAAGATGTGGCGGCAGGACCGGGGCGAGTTCGCGGTGATGACGCTGACCATGCTGGTCATCGTGGCGACGGCGTTGCTGGAGGGCGTGCTGTTCGGTCTCGCCGCGGGGATCGTGCTGGCCGCGCTGCGCATGTCGCAGACCGTGATCCGCCAGCACGTGGAGCAGGACACGGCGAAGGTCGTCATGGCGGGCAACGCCACGTTCCTGCGGCTGCCCAAGGTGATCGACGCGCTGGAGGCTGCCGCCGCGTCCGGGAAGCCGCGGATCCGGCTCGACCTGACCGGCGTGACCCACCTGGACCACGCCTGCCGCCAGCAGGTCGAGGAGTTCACCGCCCAGCAGCGGGGGCTGGGGCTGCGGGTGGAGCTGCTGATGCCCGGGGAGGCGAAGCCGGCCGCTGCCGCGCCGTCCGCCTCCGGGACGCCGGCGGCGCCGTTGCCCAGGCGCCGGGTCACCCCGGCCGAGCAGGCCGTGGCGGAACCACCGCCCTGGCCCACCGCGGACGCCGAGTGGTTCTACCTCGATACCCGGCCCCTCCCGGAGGAGTACGCGCGCTCACCCCTCGTGGGCTGA
- a CDS encoding carbonic anhydrase, which produces MKTLLNRARTFRTRVDFDSAAYRKLAEGQYPEVLFITCSDSRVIPAMITGAQPGEIFELRNAGNIVPSYGWPGACGEAATIEYALEVLGVQDIVVCGHSHCGAMGALKSGDDLSSMPGVDAWLRLARPELASVLETAPDDPSLPEVAQGNVVNQLAALRSYPVVRQRLDSGRLRLHGWYYEVDTGFVHELGDEGDFRVHAA; this is translated from the coding sequence TTGAAGACTTTGCTGAATCGTGCCCGCACGTTCAGGACACGCGTAGATTTTGACAGCGCCGCATACCGGAAACTGGCCGAAGGGCAATATCCGGAGGTGCTGTTCATTACCTGCTCGGACTCGCGTGTCATACCCGCGATGATCACGGGCGCACAGCCCGGGGAGATATTCGAGCTACGGAACGCGGGCAATATCGTGCCGTCCTACGGGTGGCCCGGAGCCTGTGGGGAGGCGGCCACCATCGAGTACGCGCTGGAGGTGCTCGGGGTTCAGGACATCGTGGTGTGCGGTCACTCACACTGCGGTGCGATGGGTGCGCTGAAGTCCGGTGACGACCTCTCGTCCATGCCCGGCGTGGACGCCTGGCTGCGCCTCGCCCGCCCGGAGCTGGCCTCCGTACTGGAGACCGCGCCGGACGACCCGTCCCTGCCGGAGGTCGCCCAGGGCAATGTCGTCAACCAGCTGGCGGCACTGCGGAGTTACCCCGTGGTGCGGCAGCGCCTCGACTCGGGCCGGCTCCGGCTGCACGGCTGGTACTACGAGGTCGACACCGGCTTCGTCCACGAACTCGGCGACGAGGGTGACTTCCGGGTGCACGCCGCGTGA